The Microcystis panniformis FACHB-1757 region GTAGCAAGCGATAGGCGGTTAGAATGGCTTCAGGGTTCTGTCCGCAGTCAGGAAACGGCGTTAGAGGTGGCTGTACCGGATAAGGCGACGGTGGTACTCAAGCGGGGAAATCCTCTGACGGGACGGTTAACAGCTTTTAATCAGGCAAGTTTGAGGCTGTCGGCGGGGGGTGATTCAGAAACAGTTCCTCTGAATCAAGTTAAATCGATAGAATTTCAAGGAGATGTCTGGATTGAGGGTGAACCTCTTCCTTCTCGTATCCGAGGTTATGTTAAAACTTGGCCTGGAGTTCCTGTCACGGCTTTAAGGTTACAAAATCCTCCCCAGTCGGCTAAAGTCAACTTAAATAGGGTATTAACACCTGAAGAATTACGAAAGCTACTTAATATCAAAGACAAGGTTCATGTACTATCTAAAATTAGTTTTAACTCGCCTCAAAAAATGACATTAGAAGCCTTTACTATGCCCAAAAAATAAATTATGTCTATCTCTCGTCTTAAACTTCTGGGTTATTTAATCATCACAACAACTATCCTAAGTGTTGCGATGTGGATGTCTCCTGAGCGAGGCAAATTTTTGCCGTTTAAGGGCATCAATCAAGCTGTTACCCAAAATCGTCCAAATACACAACAGCAGCAACAGCAGAGGCGGATCGCCCTAGTAATTGGTAATGCAAATTACCAAGTTGGTAAGCTTGATACGCCGCTTAATGATGCCACAGATATGGCTAATGCTTTGAAGGAATTAGGTTTTGAGGTAATTTTGCTCAAGGATTCTTCTAAACGACAAATGGATGATGCTCTCGATCAGTTTACCACTCGAATTAATCAAGGTTATGTCGGTTTATTTTATTATGCAGGTCATGGAATGGAGGTAGAAGGAGAAAATTATCTTATTCCTGTTAATGCTCAGATTAAATATAAAAAAGATGTTGAGTATGAGTCAATGCCTTTGGGGAAAATACTCGGCAGAATGGAAGATGCGGGTAATCGAATTAATATTGTGATTTTAGATGCTTGTCGGGATAATCCTTTTCGTAAATTTTGGCGTTCATCTAGCAGGGGATTAACAGCACCATCGCAAGCAACATCAGGAACTTTAATTGCTTTTGCCACTGCACCGGGAAAAGTCGCTAGTGATGGTACTGGACGGAATGGATTATTTACTTCCTACTTATTGAAATATATTAAAACTCCCAATATGGAAGTGGATTCAATGCTGCGAAAAGTACGCTCTGATGTTGTCCAAAATACTAATAATTATCAAGTTCCTTGGACTTCATCTTCTTTAATAGGAGAATTTGCTTTTAATCAAAAAACTGAAACAACCCCTCCTATTGTGACTAGCTCACCTGTTCCTAAACCTAGCCCATCTATTGCTGTTGTACCAACGCCAAAACCGACCCCTTCACCTCCTCCTGTGACTAGCTCACCTGTTCCTAAACCTAGCCCATCTATTGCTGTTGTGCCAACGCCAAAACCAACCCCTTCACCTACTCCTGTTACAGATCCTCAGTCTAGTTCTTCATCAGTGCTGGAACAGCAGACGCAGCCCTCTTCACTAACAACTGTTGCTGCGCCGATGACAGAGAATGCGAGGATTACTAGAAGAATGCTCTCCGAGCATGCTACTCTTATATCGAGGTCAACAGGAGTGAATTATACCAACCTGCGAGACCTACTAGCAGCAGGGAAATGGAAAGAAGCAGATGTGGAAACAACTAGGGCGATGCTTCAAGCTGCTAAGAGGAAAGAGGAAGGATGGTTCTGGTTCAGATATGAAGATATTGAGAACTTTTCCTGTGAAGATTTACGCATCATTGACCAGCTTTGGGTGTCAGCTAGTAAAGGTAAATTCGGCTTCAGCGTTCAGAAAGAAATCTATGAGAGTCTCCGTGGTA contains the following coding sequences:
- a CDS encoding caspase family protein, translating into MSISRLKLLGYLIITTTILSVAMWMSPERGKFLPFKGINQAVTQNRPNTQQQQQQRRIALVIGNANYQVGKLDTPLNDATDMANALKELGFEVILLKDSSKRQMDDALDQFTTRINQGYVGLFYYAGHGMEVEGENYLIPVNAQIKYKKDVEYESMPLGKILGRMEDAGNRINIVILDACRDNPFRKFWRSSSRGLTAPSQATSGTLIAFATAPGKVASDGTGRNGLFTSYLLKYIKTPNMEVDSMLRKVRSDVVQNTNNYQVPWTSSSLIGEFAFNQKTETTPPIVTSSPVPKPSPSIAVVPTPKPTPSPPPVTSSPVPKPSPSIAVVPTPKPTPSPTPVTDPQSSSSSVLEQQTQPSSLTTVAAPMTENARITRRMLSEHATLISRSTGVNYTNLRDLLAAGKWKEADVETTRAMLQAAKRKEEGWFWFRYEDIENFSCEDLRIIDQLWVSASKGKFGFSVQKEIYESLRGTREYNGEVWNKFGDRVGWRKGGSWLYDSDLTYSDEAPKAHLPHGIWGIWVFSDGLVVLVRGGLPFGGFLFRAKACNL